In Corynebacterium matruchotii, a single genomic region encodes these proteins:
- a CDS encoding ubiquitin-like protein Pup, whose protein sequence is MPQTHINTPNNNDDDTHHSRTTTGGQTHINTSGVDDLLDEIDGLLETNAEDFVRSYIQKGGQ, encoded by the coding sequence ATGCCACAAACCCACATCAACACCCCCAACAACAACGACGACGACACCCACCACTCCCGAACCACCACCGGTGGCCAAACCCACATCAACACCTCCGGCGTCGACGACCTCCTCGACGAAATCGACGGCCTCCTCGAAACCAACGCCGAAGACTTCGTCCGCTCCTACATCCAAAAAGGCGGCCAATAA